The nucleotide sequence TGGTGGGGGTCGTCATCATCTCACTCAGATAACCGACCGAACCTGGAGGACGTGCCATGAAGTGGATCACTCGCGAGCGTGCCCGTGTCGACCGGATCGCGTGCCCCTGGCTCATCAGCCGCTTCGTCGATCCCAAGCCCGAGTTCCTGTTCGTGCCCGCCGCGCAGGTACGGGAGGCGGCGGCCCGCGAAGGCGCCATCCCCTATGACATTCCCAACGTGGAGCTGGGCCATCACGGCGCCCACTGCTCGTTCGACGCCTTCCTCGAGCATTACGAGCTGGCGGACCCCGGGCTCGCCGCCCTGGCGCTGATCGTCCGCGGCGCCGACACCGACGACCGGCGGCTCACGCCGGAATCCGCCGGGCTCTACGCGGCGGCTACGGGCTTCCAAGCGACGAGCCGCGACGACTTCGACAACATGGCGCGGCAGTTCCCCATGTACGACGCCCTCTACGCCTATTGCCGAGCCGAGGCGCGCACGGCGGCGCCGCCCCGCGTGCTCTTCGTATGCCTGCACGGCGCGGCGAAGAGCGTGGTGGCCGCCGCGCATTTCCGCCGCCTTGCCGCCGCGCGCGGCCTCTCGATGGACGCGGTCGCCGCAGGCACCGAGCCGGATGCCGAGCTGGCCGGCGCCGCGGTGAAGGGGCTGGCCGCCGAGGGGCTGCGTCCCGGGTTGAGCCGGCCCCGGCCCGTGACCGTGCACGACCTGGAGACGGCCAGCCGCGTCGTGAGCTTCGGCTGCGAGCTGACGCCGACGCACGGCCAGGCGGTCGAGCAGTGGGAAGTGCCCGCGGTCGGCGAGGGCTACGCGGCCGCGCGGGACCGCATCGTGGCCAATGTGGAAAAGCTGGTCGCGGACCTCGCGGCCCGGCGCTAGCCATGCCGCTGCGTCATCTGGGCTTCATCGACCTTCCGCCCCACCTCGGGGCGGGCGGCTTCGACCATGCGGCGGTGCTCGAGCGGAGCGGCCGCGTCTACGTGGCCCATACCGCCAACGACGCGGTGGACGTGCTCGACGTCGCCGCGGGGAAGCACGTGGCCTCGGTGGGGGGGCTGCCCGCGGTGGCGGGCGCCCTCGCCGTGGCCGCGCCCGAGCTCATCGTCACGTCGAATCGCGGGGAGAACACCGTGGGACTCTTCACGCCGGACGCCGGGCCCGCCGTGGTCAAGATCGGCGTGGGCGTGCGGCCCAACGGCCTCGCGCTGGATCCGGGACGGGGCCGGGTGCTCGCCGCCCACGTGGGTGATCCGGCCATCCCGGGCTCCTGCACGGTGTCGCTCCTCGATCTCGCCACGCGGCAACGGCTCGCGGATGTCGCGGTGGCCGGGCGCACGCGGTGGACGGTTCACGACCCGGTGACCGACGCGTTCTTCGTGAACATCATGGAGCCGCCGCAGATCGCCGTGCTGGAGGCCGGCGATCCCTTCGAGGTGCGGCGCGTGATTCCGATTCCGCATGCCGGGCCGCACGGGCTCGATATCGACGTCGTCCGGCGGCGGCTCTACTGCGCCTGTGACGCCGGCGTCTTCCTCGAGATCGACGCGGACCGGGGCGAGATCCTGGCCGCGGAGAGGATTGCCGGCGTGCCGGACGTCGTGTTCCTCAACCCCCGCCGTGGGCGGGTCTACGTCGCGATCGGGGATCCCGGCGTCATCGAGGTGTTCGACACCACGCGGTTTTCACGCGTGGAGACGGTGCGGACCGAGCCCGGTGCGCACACGATCTCGTTCGACGGCGCGCGCCATCTCGTCTGCGCCTTCCTCCCCGCCACGCATCGCGCCGCCGTGTACGAGGACGTCGCCTGAAGGGCGCAGATTACATCTTCGTCGCGATCGCTCACGGAGAACCGACCGCCCGGCGTCGAGCATCGCAAGGGGCAGAAGCACCGCCCCACTGGGCCTGGGAGGTTTCGAAATGAAACACCGTGAGATCGTGGCCGCCTTTGCGTCCTTCGCACTCATCGCCGTCGCCGCCGGCTGCTCGACCACGAGCACTGCGGTGAAATCGGACACGCCCACCGCCACCTCCGGCGTCATCGAGCAGCGTCCGAGCGAGCTGGCCGGCGTCTGGCGCGGCGAATTCTATCAGGTCGGCGGAGATGCGCAGCTCGAGGGTCAGGTGACGCTCGAGGTCAAGGATGACGGTACGTATCAGATGACCGCGAAGCGCTGGGGCGCGGGGAACATCGTCGAGTCAGGCGTGATCGAGACGAGGGGAAACACCGTGACCCTCAAGAGCTCGGCGGGCGCTTCGACGCCGCTGCAACGCTCGGGCGAGAAGATGTACGGGATGACGCTCCACACGTCGGGGCGTCCCATCAAGATCATGGTGGAGCGCGTGAAGAGCTGACGCGAGCGGCCGCGGCGTCGGCGGGGCGCGCGCTAGCGCCCGGTGAAGCGCGGAAGCCGCCCTTCGCGGTGCGCGGCCATGCCCTCGTCGACGTCGCGGCTCCACTCGAGCTGATGCCGGAGCCGGTCGGAGAGCATGCGCGCGGCGGCGAAGCCCTCGGCGCGGCGGACGCTCACGATGCGCTTGGCGCCGCGGATCGCGATGGGCCCGCTCGCGCCGATGTGCGCGGCCAGCGCGTGCGCTTCCGCGCTCAGGCGATCGGCAGGATGGACGGCGAGGACCAGCCCGAGGCGTAGCATTTCGGCCGCGTCGATCTCGCGGCCCGTGCAGATCAGCTCGAGAGCGCGGGCGCGGCCCACGATGTCGGGCAGGCGCACGGGGCCGCCCGCGCCGGGGAAGCCGCCCCACAGGGCCTCGGGCAGCCGGAAGGTCGCGTGCGCGGCGGCGAGCCGGATGTCGCAGGCGAGGGAGAGCTCCGCGGCGCCCGCGCGGGCGGCGCCGTTGTACGCGGCGATGACGATCTGCGGAAGCGCCTCCAGCGCATCGTAGAGCCGGTTGGCGATGCGGACGAGGTCGAGGATCTGCTCCTTGGTGTAGGCGGCCCGCACCATCGGGTTGAGAATGCCCATGGAGAAGAACTCGGCGCCGCTGCCCGTCACCACCACCGCCTGGGCGTCCTCGTCGGCGCCGAGCTCGTCGACGATGCTCTCCATGGCGAGCAGCACGTCGCGGGTGAGACGGTTCTGATCCTCGGGCCCGTCCAGGGTGAGGGTGACGACGCGCTCGGCCCGCTCCACGTGCAGCGTGGTCACGCTCAGGCCCCGGGACAGGGGATGACGCGGAACTCCACCCGGCGGTCCAGAGCGTCCCGCTGATCGTCGGTGCCGCTTCCCACGATGTTCTCGCGCGAGCCGACCCCGGCGGTCTCGATGCGCGAGGCGGGCTCGCGCGACTCCGTGATCAGACGTCCCTTGATGAAGTCGGCGCGCCGCAGCGAGAGCCGCTCGTTGTTCACCTCGGAGCCGGTGCGGCTCGTGTGCCCCACTATTCTTAGACAGGATTTTGTTTCCTTCATCTGGAGGGCGATCTGACGCAGCCACACGGGATACGGCCCGCTGATCTTGGTGTCGGGCCAGAAGTCCGTGCTCCCCGGGCGGAAGAGGAACTTCACGGCGAGATTGTTGGTGGCGAGCCCGAGGGCGACGATCTTGCCGAAGGCCGCCTCGGCGTCGCTGCCGCGCCCGAGGTTCCAGTAGATCATGTAGAGGCCGTTGTAGACGCGGAGCTGCTGACCGTCCTGGCGCTTCGCCGCCTCCTCGTAGTAGGGCAGCGCCTCTGCATACTTGCCCACGTTGATCGCGGCCATCCCCTCGTTCACTACCGCGGAGGTCGGCAGCCGCTCGATGTAGACCGCGTCGGCAGGCTGGGCGGCGGCGGTCTCGGCGGTCTTGATCTGGCCCTCGATCACCCGATCCTTCGCGATCGCCGGGCTCTCGCGGAAGAAGGGCGTGGGCGTGACGTCCACCGAGTCGTCGCGGACGCGCGCGGCCGACTGGGCGACGACCAGGCCGGCGCGGATCTCGGTCATGGACATGTTGAGCCGATAGAGGCCCTTCTCGTTCATCACCGGAGTCATCGTCGAGGTGACCACGTACTCCGCGCGCTTGAGGAACTCCGGCGTGGCCGCGTAGACGTCGAACTGCTTGAACTTGGCCTGCGTGCGCTCGTAGACGAAGGCCTCGGCGAGCAGCGTCGCCTGCGTCTGCTGTCCCGTCGCGGCGTCGATGATGGTGTCCACCACGATCACGCTGCGCTTGGCCTCGGCGCCACCGGCCCTGGGGGCGAAGGCGGGCAGCCGCTGGAGCTGGATGAAGAGGTCGTCCACCGCATAGGCGATGCCCTGCGCGAAGGTGAGATCCGAGCGCTGGGGCGCGGGACGCTCCGGTAGCGGCGGCGCCGCGGCCGGCGGGGGTGGTGGTGGCGGCTGGCTCGCGCAGCCGGCGAAAAACGCCAGTGCGGCGAGCAGCCAGGCGCCGCACATCATCACCATTCGCGAATGGGCTAGCGACATGAGGTCGTCATCTCCCGTTGCTCGTCCGGCGTGAGCGTTTCGCCCAGGGCGGCGCGCTGGAGCAGCCGCGAGCAGCGGGCGCTCGGCTGAGGTGTCGGGGCTGGCGGCACGCTCGGGTGGGGCGCGGCCATCACGCTCTTGGACGGCGGTGCCGCCGGCCGAGGCTTCCGGGCGCCCGCGGCGTCCACGGGGGTCGGGGCCGGCGGCGCGGCGGGCGCGGGCGTGGCCGCCACCGGAGGCGCGGTCGCAGCAGCGGGCTCCGCGGGGGCAGACGCCGCCGGAGCGGACGGTGTGACGGATGCGGCTGCGGGCGCCGGTATCGCCGGAGCGGACGGTGTGACGGGCGCGGAGGACTGCGCCGCCGGCGTGGAGACCGGCGCGGCGGCCGGCGCGGCCGGAGGCACGGGCTGGCGGGGCGCCGCGCTGGTAGCAGCGGGCAGCTCGCGAGTGCCCTGGCGCGACGGCCACGCCACCCAGGCCCCGATGCCGACGCCGACGATCGCGACCGCGGCGATGAGCCCGGCGCCCACGGACCGGCTCCGCGGCGTCGACGTCGCGACGGCGGTCGTCGTGCGGCCCACCGCGCCGAGGCTCTGCAGCGCGGCGTCGATCGCCCCTG is from Candidatus Methylomirabilota bacterium and encodes:
- a CDS encoding OmpA family protein, which gives rise to MSLAHSRMVMMCGAWLLAALAFFAGCASQPPPPPPPAAAPPLPERPAPQRSDLTFAQGIAYAVDDLFIQLQRLPAFAPRAGGAEAKRSVIVVDTIIDAATGQQTQATLLAEAFVYERTQAKFKQFDVYAATPEFLKRAEYVVTSTMTPVMNEKGLYRLNMSMTEIRAGLVVAQSAARVRDDSVDVTPTPFFRESPAIAKDRVIEGQIKTAETAAAQPADAVYIERLPTSAVVNEGMAAINVGKYAEALPYYEEAAKRQDGQQLRVYNGLYMIYWNLGRGSDAEAAFGKIVALGLATNNLAVKFLFRPGSTDFWPDTKISGPYPVWLRQIALQMKETKSCLRIVGHTSRTGSEVNNERLSLRRADFIKGRLITESREPASRIETAGVGSRENIVGSGTDDQRDALDRRVEFRVIPCPGA
- a CDS encoding enoyl-CoA hydratase/isomerase family protein → MTTLHVERAERVVTLTLDGPEDQNRLTRDVLLAMESIVDELGADEDAQAVVVTGSGAEFFSMGILNPMVRAAYTKEQILDLVRIANRLYDALEALPQIVIAAYNGAARAGAAELSLACDIRLAAAHATFRLPEALWGGFPGAGGPVRLPDIVGRARALELICTGREIDAAEMLRLGLVLAVHPADRLSAEAHALAAHIGASGPIAIRGAKRIVSVRRAEGFAAARMLSDRLRHQLEWSRDVDEGMAAHREGRLPRFTGR